From Marinoscillum sp. 108, a single genomic window includes:
- the greA gene encoding transcription elongation factor GreA — protein sequence MSALNYYTKEGLDRLKNELNELKTKGRAAMSKQIAEARDKGDLSENAEYDAAKDAQGLLELKISKLEAVVGNARVIDESSLDASKVGILSFVKIKNKKTGMEMKYQLVAEEEADLKQNKISIKSPIGSGLLGKKPGDTAKINVPAGEIEFEIIDISI from the coding sequence ATGTCAGCATTAAATTATTACACAAAAGAAGGTTTGGATCGTCTCAAGAATGAGTTGAACGAGCTTAAGACCAAAGGAAGAGCGGCCATGTCTAAGCAGATTGCTGAGGCACGTGACAAGGGAGATTTGAGTGAAAATGCCGAGTATGATGCTGCTAAGGACGCTCAGGGTTTGCTGGAATTAAAGATTTCCAAGCTTGAAGCGGTTGTAGGAAATGCCCGAGTGATTGATGAGTCCAGTTTGGATGCATCCAAAGTGGGCATCTTGTCTTTCGTGAAGATAAAGAACAAGAAGACGGGAATGGAGATGAAATATCAGTTGGTAGCAGAAGAGGAAGCTGACCTAAAGCAGAATAAGATTTCTATAAAATCCCCTATAGGTAGCGGGTTACTGGGCAAAAAGCCCGGGGATACGGCCAAAATCAATGTGCCGGCAGGGGAGATTGAATTTGAAATCATTGATATCTCTATCTGA
- a CDS encoding NAD(P)-dependent oxidoreductase, which translates to MNEEGLKVLIVDDMHESITSLFENAGFVPDYRPLIRPEEVREIIHEYHGLVIRSKMSVDRELIDRAVNLKFVARAGAGLDKVDYTYVSSKGIKLINAPEGNRDALAEHTVGMLLTIFNKLNTGTEEVKSGVWNREANRGWELMGRTVGVYGYGYMGAAFAQRLKGFSCRVVAYDKYKSGFSTDYLEEVSLQEFFDEVEVLSIHVPLTSETRFLFDEKYFARFKNLKFLLNTSRGEVVKLSAVNDLLKRGVLLGAGLDVLENEKLDKLTEAQRADFEELISYPNVILTPHVAGWTFESYRKINEVLIRKLQAGDLAQLS; encoded by the coding sequence ATGAATGAAGAAGGTTTAAAGGTGCTCATCGTGGATGATATGCACGAGAGTATCACATCACTATTTGAGAATGCCGGCTTTGTTCCGGACTACCGGCCTCTGATCAGGCCTGAGGAAGTACGTGAGATTATTCATGAGTACCACGGTCTGGTGATTCGCAGCAAGATGAGTGTAGACCGTGAACTGATTGATCGGGCGGTGAATTTGAAATTTGTGGCACGGGCTGGTGCAGGACTCGACAAAGTAGATTACACCTATGTGTCTTCAAAAGGCATCAAGTTGATCAATGCCCCGGAGGGCAATAGGGATGCCCTGGCTGAGCACACTGTAGGGATGCTACTCACCATTTTCAATAAGCTCAATACAGGCACTGAAGAAGTGAAAAGTGGAGTTTGGAACCGGGAGGCCAATCGGGGTTGGGAGCTCATGGGACGAACAGTAGGGGTTTACGGATATGGCTACATGGGTGCAGCATTTGCTCAGCGGTTGAAGGGTTTTTCGTGCAGAGTGGTGGCCTATGATAAGTATAAAAGTGGGTTCTCCACTGATTATCTGGAAGAGGTGAGTTTGCAGGAATTTTTTGATGAAGTGGAGGTTCTTAGTATTCACGTGCCGCTCACTTCAGAGACCAGGTTTCTTTTTGATGAGAAGTATTTTGCTCGTTTCAAAAACCTAAAATTCCTACTCAATACCAGCAGGGGAGAAGTGGTGAAGTTGTCAGCGGTGAATGATTTACTGAAAAGAGGCGTGCTACTAGGGGCTGGTCTGGATGTATTGGAAAATGAAAAACTGGATAAATTAACAGAGGCACAGCGGGCAGATTTTGAAGAATTGATCAGCTATCCCAATGTGATCCTGACACCTCATGTGGCAGGATGGACGTTTGAATCTTACCGTAAAATCAATGAGGTGTTAATACGGAAGCTTCAGGCAGGGGACCTTGCACAGTTAAGCTGA
- the mgtE gene encoding magnesium transporter, with protein MTTESIMEFALSKEFLERFQQALDEKDEAFIRQSLEGVNPADITALLYEFDSEECHYVFGLLPKEVDAAILNDLEEDVRVDFIAEFTPEELAKYIEYLDSDDGADILYQMSLKKREEVIRFIDNEEKASYILDLLRYEEDVAGGLMAKELIKANINWTIKQCIEEIRKQAENVQKIYSVYVVDDLGKLVGKVSLKRIILAEDSAKIADIYDDNVVSVETYMDEEEVAIIMRKYDLEAAPVVNARGKLVGRITIDDIVDVITEMAEEERQMMAGISADVEEDDTVWMLSKARLPWLIVGMVGGLLGAQFMGLFRGDIVLIPALAFFIPLITATGGNVGIQSSSIVVQSLANPNVFAGGIVQRLMKVLFVAVVNGVILALMVFGVVMMVNRNEPLAATVSIALFSVVLLASFMGTITPLILDRFGINPALASGPFITTANDLLGLAVYFSVAHLLYNL; from the coding sequence ATGACCACCGAATCCATCATGGAGTTTGCGCTTAGCAAAGAGTTTTTGGAGCGCTTCCAGCAAGCACTGGATGAGAAAGATGAGGCTTTCATCAGGCAGTCGCTTGAAGGAGTCAATCCGGCTGATATCACCGCGCTGCTTTATGAGTTTGACTCGGAAGAGTGCCACTATGTGTTTGGGCTTCTGCCCAAAGAGGTGGATGCGGCCATCCTGAATGATCTGGAGGAAGATGTGAGGGTGGATTTCATTGCGGAGTTCACTCCTGAAGAGCTGGCTAAGTACATCGAGTATCTTGATTCTGATGATGGAGCTGATATCCTTTATCAGATGTCTCTCAAGAAGCGGGAGGAAGTTATCCGATTCATAGACAACGAAGAAAAGGCCAGCTACATCCTGGACCTACTCAGGTATGAAGAGGATGTGGCTGGAGGACTGATGGCCAAGGAGCTGATCAAAGCCAATATCAACTGGACCATCAAGCAGTGTATAGAAGAGATACGCAAGCAGGCTGAAAATGTGCAGAAGATCTACTCTGTATATGTGGTGGATGACCTTGGCAAACTGGTGGGGAAGGTGTCGCTGAAGCGGATCATTCTGGCAGAAGACAGTGCTAAAATCGCCGATATATATGATGATAATGTGGTTTCTGTGGAGACCTATATGGATGAGGAAGAGGTAGCTATCATCATGAGAAAATACGATTTGGAAGCAGCTCCGGTGGTAAATGCACGTGGAAAGCTGGTAGGTAGAATCACCATTGATGACATTGTGGATGTGATCACTGAAATGGCTGAAGAGGAACGTCAGATGATGGCTGGTATCAGTGCTGATGTGGAAGAAGACGACACGGTATGGATGCTTTCCAAGGCCAGATTGCCATGGTTGATTGTCGGTATGGTAGGGGGATTGTTGGGCGCCCAGTTTATGGGGCTTTTCAGAGGCGATATTGTGCTCATTCCTGCGCTGGCATTTTTCATCCCGCTCATTACGGCCACAGGTGGTAATGTGGGCATACAATCCTCGTCCATTGTTGTACAAAGTCTGGCTAATCCCAATGTATTTGCAGGAGGCATCGTGCAGCGACTGATGAAAGTGCTTTTTGTAGCAGTGGTCAATGGCGTGATTCTCGCTCTGATGGTATTTGGTGTGGTCATGATGGTGAATAGAAACGAACCCCTGGCTGCCACCGTGTCCATTGCGCTGTTTAGCGTAGTACTCCTGGCTTCTTTCATGGGCACTATCACCCCACTGATTCTGGATCGGTTTGGGATCAATCCGGCACTTGCATCAGGTCCATTCATCACTACAGCGAACGATTTGCTGGGATTAGCCGTTTATTTTTCTGTCGCCCATTTGCTTTACAATTTATGA
- the rsmA gene encoding 16S rRNA (adenine(1518)-N(6)/adenine(1519)-N(6))-dimethyltransferase RsmA: MKQVTPKKHLGQHFLKDENIARKIVNGLDPGKMSTLIEVGPGTGVLTKYLLDEFPDFIAFDVDTESVAYLKDHFPEHATKFLHQDFLKYNLAEMNGPIGVIGNFPYNISSQLFFKIWDHRDTVNEVVCMIQKEVADRIVSKEGNKTYGILSVLLQAFYDIEYLFTVPPQVFNPPPKVQSAVIRLTRNETARLECDEALFKRVVKAGFGKRRKTLRNALKDLNLDFATDTEVFGQRAEQLSVSEFIQLTKYISA, translated from the coding sequence TTGAAACAGGTAACTCCCAAAAAGCATTTAGGTCAGCACTTTCTGAAGGATGAAAACATCGCCAGGAAAATTGTGAACGGACTGGATCCAGGAAAGATGTCAACTTTGATAGAAGTGGGGCCGGGCACAGGAGTATTGACCAAGTATTTGCTGGATGAATTTCCAGATTTCATAGCGTTTGATGTGGATACTGAATCTGTGGCTTATCTAAAGGATCATTTTCCTGAACACGCTACTAAATTTTTGCATCAGGATTTCCTCAAATACAATCTGGCCGAAATGAATGGGCCTATAGGCGTCATTGGCAATTTTCCATACAACATCTCCTCCCAGCTATTTTTTAAAATATGGGATCATAGAGATACGGTGAACGAAGTGGTCTGCATGATCCAAAAGGAGGTGGCTGACCGGATCGTTTCAAAAGAAGGCAACAAGACCTATGGGATACTGAGTGTATTGCTACAGGCTTTTTATGATATCGAATACCTCTTCACTGTACCGCCGCAGGTGTTCAATCCCCCACCCAAAGTACAATCCGCAGTGATCAGGCTTACCAGAAACGAAACTGCCCGACTGGAATGTGATGAAGCTCTGTTTAAAAGGGTGGTGAAAGCCGGATTTGGAAAAAGAAGGAAGACGTTGCGCAACGCCCTAAAAGACTTAAATTTGGATTTTGCTACTGATACCGAAGTTTTTGGCCAGCGAGCTGAACAATTGTCGGTGAGTGAGTTTATACAGTTGACAAAATACATTTCCGCATGA
- the pdxA gene encoding 4-hydroxythreonine-4-phosphate dehydrogenase PdxA: MSDTSQNRENKPIIGISIGDFNGIGPEVVIKALNDNRILRHLTPVIYADGRVISFYRKQLDLQNFTYNQTKSIESIHQRKVNVLNLNEQEIEITPGEPGKSGGEYAIASLRRALEDLKSGKIHAIATAPLSKEMVQSDDFKFPGHTEFLTQEDGAKDSLMFLVAEGLRVGVVTGHIPLKEVAQAVTQERIEAKLNLMIKSLKKDFGIKKPRIAVLGLNPHAGENGLLGEEEEKIISPSIKTFKDKGNLVFGPYPADGFFGTNQFRSFDGILAMYHDQGLIPFKNMAFDTGVNFTAGLSFIRTSPDHGTGFPIAGKGEASETSMRNAIYMAADIFKNRSEHQ, encoded by the coding sequence ATGAGTGATACTTCTCAAAACAGAGAGAATAAACCAATAATAGGTATTTCCATTGGAGATTTTAATGGTATTGGGCCAGAGGTGGTCATCAAAGCCCTTAATGATAACAGGATACTGAGGCATCTCACGCCTGTGATCTATGCCGATGGACGAGTCATCTCCTTTTACAGAAAACAACTCGACCTCCAGAATTTCACTTACAATCAGACTAAAAGCATCGAGAGCATTCATCAGCGGAAGGTAAATGTTTTGAACCTGAACGAGCAGGAAATTGAAATCACCCCAGGTGAGCCTGGAAAATCCGGCGGGGAATATGCCATTGCCTCGCTCCGAAGAGCGCTTGAAGACCTGAAATCAGGAAAAATACACGCCATTGCTACTGCTCCATTGAGCAAGGAGATGGTACAGTCCGATGATTTCAAATTTCCCGGGCATACGGAATTCCTCACGCAGGAAGATGGAGCTAAAGATAGCCTCATGTTTTTGGTCGCAGAAGGCCTGAGAGTGGGTGTGGTTACTGGTCACATTCCATTGAAAGAAGTGGCTCAGGCAGTCACACAGGAGCGTATTGAAGCCAAACTGAATTTAATGATTAAGTCCTTGAAGAAGGATTTCGGAATCAAAAAGCCCAGAATTGCAGTGCTAGGGCTCAACCCCCACGCTGGTGAAAATGGCCTTTTAGGTGAAGAGGAAGAAAAAATTATCAGCCCGTCTATCAAAACCTTTAAAGACAAGGGTAACCTCGTGTTTGGTCCGTACCCCGCTGATGGCTTTTTTGGCACCAATCAATTCAGAAGTTTTGACGGGATATTAGCCATGTACCATGATCAGGGCTTGATCCCTTTCAAGAACATGGCCTTCGATACGGGCGTAAATTTCACTGCAGGGCTTTCCTTCATCAGAACCTCTCCTGACCATGGCACCGGCTTCCCAATCGCCGGCAAAGGAGAGGCCAGCGAGACTTCTATGAGAAACGCCATCTATATGGCTGCAGATATATTCAAAAACAGATCAGAGCACCAATAG
- a CDS encoding DUF177 domain-containing protein: MKGLREFQIDIFNLGYKLHEFEFQIDNRLLGMYEHSLVEKGSGICKLSLEKSETMMNLHFHIDVKVELICDRSLDSFDYPIKLEESLIIKFGEDNYSLSDDVIVIKDDTATIDVSEFIYEFITLAVPLKKLHPRYEETEDDEPDLIYTSEDEDTDRENGEVDPRWEALKKLKGKK; encoded by the coding sequence ATGAAAGGGCTCAGGGAATTTCAGATAGATATTTTCAATTTAGGCTACAAGCTTCACGAGTTTGAATTTCAGATTGATAACCGACTACTGGGGATGTATGAGCACAGTTTGGTGGAAAAAGGCAGTGGTATTTGTAAACTCAGCCTGGAGAAATCCGAAACCATGATGAACCTTCACTTTCATATTGATGTGAAAGTGGAACTCATCTGCGACCGTAGCCTGGATAGTTTTGACTATCCGATTAAGCTTGAAGAATCACTCATCATTAAATTTGGTGAGGACAATTACTCACTCAGCGATGATGTGATTGTGATCAAAGATGACACAGCCACCATCGATGTAAGTGAGTTTATTTATGAATTTATCACCCTGGCAGTGCCTCTGAAGAAGCTTCATCCACGTTATGAGGAGACAGAAGATGACGAGCCAGATTTGATATATACTTCCGAAGATGAGGATACGGACCGAGAGAACGGTGAAGTGGATCCACGATGGGAAGCATTGAAAAAACTTAAAGGAAAAAAATAG
- the rpmF gene encoding 50S ribosomal protein L32: protein MAHPKRKISRTRRDKRRTHVKATPKSYVICQTTGEPHLPHRAFWHEGKLYYKGKVVMEKEVLA, encoded by the coding sequence ATGGCACACCCTAAGAGAAAAATTTCCAGAACCAGAAGGGACAAGAGAAGAACGCATGTGAAAGCTACTCCAAAGAGCTACGTAATATGCCAAACCACTGGTGAACCACACCTTCCGCACAGAGCATTCTGGCATGAAGGCAAGCTTTACTACAAAGGTAAAGTGGTTATGGAAAAAGAAGTTCTGGCTTAA
- a CDS encoding beta-ketoacyl-ACP synthase III: MTKIRAAITGVHGYVPDYVLTNHELETMVDTNDEWIRSRTGIEERRILKGEGQGTSVIGAEAVKGLLAKTNTKAEEVDLIICATVTPDMPFPATANIVADMVGAKNAFGYDLSAACSGFLYALATGAQFIQSGTYKKVVIIGADKMSSIIDYTDRATCIIFGDGGGAVMLEPTEEDLGVMDSILKSDGSGAPYLHMKAGGSRKPATAETVAQREHFAFQEGSTVFKFAVTNMADVAAEVMEKNNLTSDDISWLVPHQANKRIIDATARRMGVGDDKVMLNIQRYGNTTAGTLPLCLWDYEPQLKKGDNIILAAFGGGFTWGATWLKWAYDPK; encoded by the coding sequence ATGACAAAAATCCGCGCGGCAATTACCGGGGTTCATGGGTACGTTCCAGACTATGTGCTTACCAACCATGAGTTGGAAACCATGGTCGACACGAACGACGAATGGATCAGGAGCAGAACGGGCATCGAAGAACGTAGGATTCTCAAAGGCGAAGGTCAGGGAACCTCTGTGATCGGTGCTGAAGCAGTTAAGGGCCTTTTGGCCAAGACGAATACAAAAGCAGAAGAAGTTGACTTGATTATTTGTGCCACTGTAACGCCTGATATGCCTTTCCCGGCTACAGCCAATATAGTAGCGGATATGGTCGGTGCTAAAAATGCTTTTGGTTATGACCTTAGTGCCGCGTGTTCAGGATTTCTCTACGCACTCGCCACAGGAGCACAGTTCATACAGTCCGGCACCTACAAAAAGGTGGTGATCATTGGCGCTGACAAGATGTCGTCCATTATAGATTACACTGACCGGGCCACCTGCATTATTTTTGGTGACGGAGGTGGGGCCGTGATGTTGGAGCCCACTGAAGAAGACCTGGGTGTGATGGATTCCATTTTGAAGTCTGATGGTTCTGGGGCACCGTATCTGCACATGAAAGCAGGTGGAAGTCGCAAACCAGCCACCGCAGAAACTGTGGCACAGCGTGAGCACTTTGCCTTTCAGGAGGGCTCTACCGTTTTCAAATTTGCGGTCACCAATATGGCAGATGTGGCGGCAGAGGTCATGGAAAAAAATAACCTGACCAGTGACGATATCAGCTGGCTGGTACCTCATCAGGCAAACAAACGCATCATTGATGCTACTGCCCGCAGAATGGGTGTGGGTGATGACAAAGTGATGCTGAACATTCAGCGATACGGCAACACTACAGCTGGGACTTTACCATTGTGCCTTTGGGATTATGAGCCTCAGCTCAAAAAAGGAGATAATATTATTCTTGCTGCTTTCGGAGGTGGATTTACCTGGGGAGCAACGTGGCTTAAATGGGCCTACGATCCAAAATAA
- the efp gene encoding elongation factor P: MATTADFRNGLVIEFNHDLFTIIEFQHVKPGKGPAFVRTKLKSLSTGRVIDNTFTSGHKVTTARVERRAYQFLYKDDMGFHFMDSTTFEQLPISDSLINAPALLKDGQEVDVLFHAEEERVLGVELPQHVILKVVYTEPGLKGDTATNTTKPAELETGATIQVPLFVNQDEVIKVNTQTNSYVERVK, encoded by the coding sequence ATGGCAACAACTGCAGATTTTCGTAATGGTCTTGTTATCGAGTTTAATCATGACCTTTTTACCATCATTGAATTTCAGCATGTAAAACCCGGAAAAGGTCCCGCATTTGTGCGTACCAAGCTCAAGAGCCTTTCGACCGGCCGAGTGATCGACAACACTTTCACCTCCGGCCACAAGGTGACTACCGCCCGGGTGGAAAGAAGAGCATACCAGTTCCTGTACAAAGATGACATGGGCTTCCATTTTATGGATAGTACCACCTTTGAGCAACTCCCCATATCCGATTCATTGATCAACGCACCTGCACTCCTGAAAGACGGACAAGAAGTAGATGTGCTTTTCCATGCTGAAGAGGAAAGGGTACTCGGAGTAGAATTACCACAACACGTGATTCTCAAAGTGGTGTATACCGAGCCCGGTCTGAAGGGGGATACTGCCACCAACACTACCAAACCTGCCGAATTGGAGACAGGAGCCACCATTCAGGTGCCTTTGTTTGTGAACCAGGATGAAGTCATCAAGGTGAATACACAAACAAATTCCTACGTGGAACGAGTTAAATAA
- the accB gene encoding acetyl-CoA carboxylase biotin carboxyl carrier protein, with the protein MKAKEIRDLIDFISGSGLEEVNIETEEFKINVKRSSPQVTVAAAPAPAAPAAPAPAPAPAAASEAPKAAPAAPAPASDAHLITIKSPMIGTFYRSANPESPAFVNVGDAVKQGDPVCIIEAMKLFNEIESEISGKIVKVLVEDAQPVEYDQPLFLVDPS; encoded by the coding sequence ATGAAAGCAAAAGAAATTCGTGATTTAATAGATTTTATTTCAGGCTCAGGCCTTGAAGAGGTAAACATAGAAACAGAGGAGTTCAAGATCAATGTGAAAAGATCTTCACCTCAGGTAACTGTGGCTGCAGCACCAGCGCCTGCTGCCCCAGCAGCACCGGCTCCGGCGCCAGCACCAGCTGCTGCCAGTGAAGCTCCCAAAGCTGCACCAGCTGCTCCCGCACCTGCCAGCGATGCACACCTCATCACCATCAAGTCACCAATGATTGGTACATTTTACCGATCAGCCAATCCTGAATCACCAGCTTTCGTGAATGTAGGTGATGCTGTTAAGCAGGGAGATCCGGTTTGTATCATTGAAGCCATGAAGCTTTTCAATGAAATAGAATCTGAAATATCTGGCAAAATAGTGAAGGTACTCGTGGAAGATGCTCAACCAGTTGAGTACGATCAGCCTTTATTCCTTGTAGACCCCTCTTAA
- the accC gene encoding acetyl-CoA carboxylase biotin carboxylase subunit → MFDKILIANRGEIALRIIRTCKEMGIKTVAVYSTADADSLHVRFADEAVCIGPPASKDSYLKIPQIISAAEITNADAIHPGYGFLAENAEFSKVCEEYGIKFIGASADMINAMGDKATAKATMKAAGVPTIPGSDGLLESMEQGMKLAEEAGYPVMLKATAGGGGKGMRYVKDKSGFKKAWDDARQEAGASFGNDGLYLEKFVEEPRHIEIQIVGDSRGRACHLSERDCSIQRRHQKLIEETPSPIVTQELREKMGQAAIKGAEAIGYEGAGTVEFLVDKYGDFFFMEMNTRIQVEHPITEEVTDFDLIKEQIKVAAGVEVSGRNYYPQLHSIECRINAEDPANGFRPSPGKITNLHFPGGHGVRVDSHVYAGYVIPPFYDSMIGKLIVSGQTREEAIVRMKRALQEMVIEGVKTTIPFHIRLMDDPVFKSGKFTTKFLDDFDFSGL, encoded by the coding sequence GTGTTTGATAAGATTCTCATAGCTAATCGCGGAGAGATCGCTCTTCGTATTATACGTACTTGTAAAGAGATGGGCATCAAAACTGTGGCCGTCTATTCTACCGCTGATGCCGACAGTTTACATGTAAGGTTTGCCGATGAGGCCGTCTGCATAGGCCCTCCTGCCAGTAAAGATTCTTATTTGAAAATACCACAGATCATCTCTGCGGCAGAAATCACCAATGCAGATGCGATACATCCTGGGTATGGTTTCCTGGCTGAAAATGCTGAATTCTCTAAAGTTTGTGAAGAGTATGGCATTAAATTCATAGGTGCTTCTGCAGACATGATCAATGCCATGGGTGACAAGGCTACCGCCAAGGCCACCATGAAAGCAGCCGGAGTACCTACCATACCAGGATCAGACGGGTTGCTAGAGTCAATGGAGCAAGGGATGAAACTGGCTGAAGAAGCCGGCTACCCTGTAATGCTAAAAGCTACCGCTGGTGGAGGTGGTAAAGGCATGCGCTACGTGAAGGACAAAAGCGGATTCAAGAAAGCATGGGATGATGCCCGCCAGGAAGCTGGCGCTTCGTTTGGCAACGACGGTCTGTACCTTGAAAAATTCGTAGAAGAGCCTAGACACATCGAAATACAAATAGTAGGTGATAGCAGAGGACGGGCATGTCACCTCTCGGAAAGAGACTGCTCCATCCAGAGAAGACATCAAAAACTCATAGAAGAGACGCCCTCTCCGATCGTAACGCAGGAACTGCGTGAGAAAATGGGACAGGCGGCCATCAAAGGGGCTGAGGCCATCGGATATGAAGGAGCTGGTACCGTAGAATTCCTGGTGGATAAATATGGTGATTTCTTCTTCATGGAGATGAATACACGTATTCAGGTCGAGCATCCTATTACTGAAGAAGTAACGGATTTTGACCTGATCAAAGAACAAATCAAGGTAGCCGCTGGGGTGGAGGTTTCTGGTAGGAACTACTATCCACAGCTACACTCTATAGAGTGCCGTATCAATGCCGAAGATCCGGCCAATGGCTTCAGACCTAGCCCCGGAAAGATCACCAATCTACATTTCCCAGGTGGTCATGGTGTTCGCGTAGACAGCCACGTCTATGCCGGATATGTGATTCCACCATTTTATGACTCTATGATTGGCAAGCTGATCGTCTCAGGGCAAACCAGAGAAGAGGCCATCGTACGTATGAAGAGAGCTCTGCAGGAAATGGTCATAGAAGGGGTGAAAACCACCATTCCGTTCCATATCAGATTGATGGATGACCCGGTTTTCAAATCCGGAAAATTCACCACTAAATTTCTGGATGACTTTGACTTTTCTGGCCTGTAA
- a CDS encoding PP2C family protein-serine/threonine phosphatase, which translates to MLDQERTYYNLGVSSLEDVTKKNYFSLFPEEVVASFLDAFIINLPMSGKVGGDGFWIFKDGEDLFIALFDCMGHGHLASMMTRVYKQSLQRVMESYETRDPGTILRYLHHKIATKFSDREKLQVGTGADVGLLKINLAIRHVEFAGAKVDLMHVKKGKMEIIKADRMQIGEMFEMQHTYQTSTIVLEEGVKSNLYLSSDGFRDLMGGDKNKKLGRKMVAEAILENADKPILDQKTLLTTFIDQWKGSNDQPDDVLIMGFAL; encoded by the coding sequence ATGCTTGATCAGGAACGCACGTACTATAACCTTGGAGTTTCGTCTTTAGAGGATGTAACAAAGAAGAACTATTTTTCTTTGTTTCCTGAGGAGGTCGTGGCAAGTTTTCTGGATGCTTTCATTATCAATCTCCCCATGAGTGGCAAGGTAGGGGGGGATGGCTTCTGGATTTTCAAAGACGGAGAAGATCTTTTTATTGCGCTCTTTGACTGTATGGGGCATGGTCACCTGGCCAGTATGATGACTCGTGTGTACAAGCAATCACTCCAGCGGGTGATGGAGTCGTATGAGACCCGTGATCCCGGGACTATTCTGAGATACCTTCATCACAAAATTGCCACTAAGTTTAGCGACAGAGAAAAACTCCAGGTGGGTACCGGTGCTGATGTGGGACTGCTTAAAATCAATTTAGCCATCAGGCATGTAGAATTCGCAGGCGCCAAAGTAGATTTAATGCATGTGAAGAAGGGTAAGATGGAGATCATCAAAGCTGATAGAATGCAGATTGGTGAAATGTTTGAAATGCAGCATACCTATCAGACCAGCACCATTGTGTTGGAAGAAGGAGTGAAGTCTAACCTCTATCTATCCAGTGATGGCTTTCGTGACCTGATGGGTGGCGATAAGAATAAGAAGTTGGGAAGGAAAATGGTGGCTGAAGCCATTTTGGAGAATGCTGATAAACCAATTTTAGATCAAAAGACTTTGCTGACCACATTCATCGATCAATGGAAAGGCTCCAATGATCAGCCTGATGATGTCCTCATCATGGGGTTTGCACTTTGA
- a CDS encoding chemotaxis protein CheX yields MKTSKAEFDATCSLFINSVNNYFRHLTEIDSELNVPYIKQSEGLMLKDYTGMIGISGNRKGFVYISANRIMYEDLIKIFIGIDDPSEEDILDMAGEISNVVAGNVRANLGANFMISVPVVFQGMPSKLKIPEDVSIYVIPIVWNNHEAFVVIGLQ; encoded by the coding sequence ATGAAAACAAGCAAAGCGGAGTTTGATGCCACCTGTAGTCTGTTCATTAATTCAGTCAACAATTACTTCAGGCACCTGACAGAGATTGATTCCGAACTGAACGTACCTTATATCAAGCAATCCGAAGGTCTGATGTTGAAGGACTATACCGGAATGATAGGAATATCTGGAAATCGGAAGGGATTTGTTTATATTTCAGCTAACCGAATTATGTATGAGGATCTGATTAAGATTTTCATTGGGATAGATGATCCTTCTGAGGAGGATATCCTGGATATGGCTGGCGAAATCTCGAACGTGGTGGCCGGAAACGTCCGTGCGAACCTGGGAGCCAACTTTATGATTTCAGTGCCTGTCGTGTTTCAGGGGATGCCTTCCAAGTTGAAAATACCCGAAGATGTCTCCATATACGTAATTCCGATAGTTTGGAACAACCATGAAGCATTTGTGGTTATTGGTTTGCAGTAA